From one Agathobaculum sp. NTUH-O15-33 genomic stretch:
- a CDS encoding sugar ABC transporter substrate-binding protein, which yields MKRAISILVAALMLVGGLSACGEPAAPSAEESGADSASAGSAKEFIIGCEYSTSSCVYCMNFANAIKEYGEAEGMTVLLTQANRDVYTEISNAESMLAQRAQVVGGIWDDSDACMPVATACAEADAWCVGLLNGLTDRADGYEKYAYVGSENYDGGYLQGQWLAEHLPQNAEIFYMASHDGDQQSLAREEGMLTALKDAGRDDVTVAAREDAHNNRDEGLKIMENWLQAYDNIKCVVTTADETALPAIEAMKAADRFDGDVIVAGFDASAEAQDSIAAGEMSMSVLQDYKAQAKAFIELCIEIRDGKEPTDKIVPFSAVDASNVADYKDY from the coding sequence ATGAAAAGAGCAATCAGCATTTTGGTGGCGGCACTGATGCTTGTGGGCGGACTGTCGGCATGCGGCGAACCGGCGGCGCCAAGCGCAGAGGAGAGCGGCGCGGACAGCGCCTCCGCGGGAAGCGCAAAGGAGTTTATCATTGGCTGCGAATATTCCACAAGCTCCTGCGTCTATTGCATGAATTTTGCCAACGCGATCAAGGAGTACGGGGAGGCCGAGGGCATGACCGTGCTGCTGACACAGGCAAACCGTGATGTTTATACCGAGATCAGCAACGCGGAATCCATGCTGGCGCAAAGGGCGCAGGTCGTCGGCGGCATTTGGGACGACTCCGATGCTTGCATGCCGGTCGCAACCGCCTGTGCGGAAGCGGACGCATGGTGCGTGGGTCTGCTGAACGGTTTGACCGACCGGGCGGACGGCTATGAGAAATATGCCTATGTCGGATCGGAGAATTATGACGGCGGCTATTTGCAGGGGCAGTGGCTGGCAGAGCATCTCCCGCAAAACGCAGAGATTTTTTATATGGCCAGCCATGACGGCGATCAACAATCGCTGGCCCGCGAGGAAGGCATGCTAACGGCGCTAAAGGACGCCGGACGTGACGACGTTACCGTCGCCGCCCGCGAGGATGCGCATAACAACCGCGACGAAGGCCTGAAGATCATGGAAAACTGGCTACAGGCATACGACAACATCAAGTGTGTTGTGACAACCGCTGATGAGACCGCGCTGCCGGCCATCGAAGCGATGAAAGCGGCCGACCGTTTCGACGGCGATGTGATCGTGGCCGGATTCGACGCTTCCGCCGAAGCGCAGGATTCCATCGCGGCGGGTGAAATGTCCATGAGTGTCTTACAAGACTACAAGGCGCAGGCGAAAGCGTTTATTGAACTTTGCATAGAGATTCGCGATGGCAAGGAGCCAACGGATAAAATCGTTCCGTTCAGCGCGGTCGACGCATCGAATGTAGCGGATTATAAGGATTATTAA
- a CDS encoding ABC transporter permease yields MKNGVGSKLNKSSVGEIYQKYGIFLIMIIVFLGACIANPNFLKASNLTNVMKQITAVAVIAAGETILLVSGCIDLSASAVAAVSSCFAANALLQTNSVIVCFAVAMLIGIVLNYISGSMITWFKLPPFIATLAIMSLAEGMSYLYSGGKTIKGLDKLKWLSQGKLFDFIPNMLVLLALVLILMQFMLKRTRLGLYMYAIGGNLKASIAAGINVNRILRLTYVINGALVGIAGLILTSRMMAATPNITTGGYEFDAITATVVGGTSFSGGHGSMFNVIVGAIIVGIINNVMILMGLDSNWQTIAKGLLIAVAVIIDINTKKSNK; encoded by the coding sequence ATGAAGAATGGCGTAGGTTCCAAGCTCAACAAAAGCAGTGTAGGCGAAATTTATCAGAAATACGGCATTTTCTTGATCATGATCATCGTGTTTCTCGGGGCTTGTATCGCAAACCCCAATTTTTTGAAAGCTTCCAACCTAACGAACGTCATGAAGCAGATCACGGCGGTCGCGGTCATTGCGGCGGGCGAAACGATATTGCTCGTCAGCGGATGTATCGATCTGTCCGCCTCGGCTGTCGCGGCTGTCTCCTCTTGCTTTGCAGCCAATGCGCTGTTGCAAACAAATTCCGTGATCGTATGCTTTGCCGTCGCCATGCTGATCGGCATCGTGCTCAATTACATCAGCGGTAGCATGATTACTTGGTTCAAGCTGCCGCCGTTTATCGCAACGCTTGCCATTATGAGCCTTGCTGAAGGCATGAGCTATCTTTACAGCGGCGGCAAAACGATAAAAGGGTTGGATAAGCTGAAATGGTTAAGTCAGGGTAAGTTGTTTGATTTCATACCCAATATGCTGGTTTTGCTCGCGCTTGTACTAATTCTTATGCAGTTTATGCTCAAACGAACCAGACTTGGCCTATACATGTACGCCATTGGCGGTAACCTGAAGGCTAGTATCGCGGCGGGTATCAATGTGAACCGAATCCTTCGACTGACCTATGTGATCAACGGCGCGCTGGTCGGTATCGCGGGGCTGATCCTTACGTCGCGCATGATGGCGGCAACGCCCAACATCACGACCGGCGGGTATGAATTCGACGCGATCACGGCGACTGTGGTCGGCGGTACCAGCTTCAGCGGCGGCCACGGCTCGATGTTCAACGTCATCGTCGGCGCCATCATCGTCGGTATCATCAATAACGTCATGATTTTGATGGGGCTTGACAGTAACTGGCAGACGATCGCAAAGGGTTTGCTGATCGCTGTGGCGGTCATTATTGATATCAATACGAAAAAAAGCAACAAGTGA
- a CDS encoding sugar ABC transporter ATP-binding protein yields MENNVIVEMKDITKSFPGVKALDSVSLTLRRGSIHALVGENGAGKSTLMKILSGTYKKDAGEVRYKGRVVDFRSEREALDAGISIVPQELAYVPGLTIEENIFLGREPATGGVISKKTRCQKTKELINELKLQMEPTTKMSDISIAQCQMVEIIKAISRGAEVVIMDEPTSSLTTVETQKMFEQVRALKAKGIAVVYISHKLDEIMELCDAITVLRDAKLIGSIPRKEASEAKIIQMMVGRDMGKVYPPVGTCGTEEVLRVEGLTRQGVFENISFTLHQGEVLGFSGMVGAGRSEVMRALFGMDPYQSGSIFINKEKVKIRSTQDAIRAGICLVFEDRAIHGFVGDLTVSENVMLPSAKEYSKYGSLDFKRIAREVSGQTELLRIKTPSIHQKTAFLSGGNQQKVVLAKWLIRKDVKVLIMDEPTRGIDIGAKQEIYQIIKDLAAQGMAIIIVSSEMPEVINVSQRIIVMDSGRILDEFPHENATQDGIMKTIIDGGRKL; encoded by the coding sequence ATGGAAAACAACGTGATCGTTGAAATGAAGGACATTACAAAAAGCTTTCCCGGCGTTAAAGCGCTGGATTCCGTAAGCTTAACGCTGCGGCGAGGCAGTATTCACGCACTGGTCGGTGAAAACGGCGCGGGCAAATCTACCTTAATGAAAATACTATCCGGCACCTATAAAAAGGATGCGGGCGAAGTCCGCTATAAGGGGCGAGTCGTTGACTTTCGTAGCGAGCGGGAAGCGCTGGACGCGGGAATATCGATCGTCCCGCAGGAACTGGCCTATGTGCCCGGACTGACCATTGAGGAAAATATATTTCTGGGGCGGGAGCCCGCCACAGGCGGTGTGATCAGCAAGAAAACGCGCTGTCAAAAGACAAAAGAACTGATCAACGAGCTCAAGTTACAAATGGAACCGACAACCAAAATGAGCGATATCAGTATCGCTCAGTGTCAAATGGTAGAGATCATCAAAGCGATCTCACGCGGCGCGGAGGTTGTGATCATGGACGAACCCACCTCGTCGCTTACCACGGTGGAAACTCAGAAAATGTTCGAGCAGGTCAGGGCGCTCAAGGCTAAAGGGATAGCGGTCGTTTACATCAGTCATAAGCTAGATGAGATTATGGAGCTGTGCGACGCGATTACCGTTCTGCGCGATGCAAAGCTGATCGGCTCCATTCCAAGAAAAGAAGCTTCGGAGGCTAAGATCATACAAATGATGGTCGGCCGCGATATGGGTAAGGTGTATCCTCCCGTGGGAACATGCGGCACGGAAGAGGTGCTCCGTGTGGAGGGCCTGACCAGACAGGGCGTATTCGAAAATATCTCTTTTACACTGCATCAGGGCGAGGTGCTGGGCTTTTCGGGCATGGTCGGAGCGGGACGCAGCGAAGTGATGCGCGCACTTTTCGGCATGGATCCATACCAAAGCGGCAGTATTTTTATCAACAAAGAAAAAGTCAAGATACGCTCAACCCAAGACGCAATTCGGGCCGGAATCTGTCTGGTGTTTGAGGACCGCGCCATCCATGGGTTTGTGGGCGATCTTACGGTGAGCGAGAATGTGATGCTCCCCAGCGCAAAGGAATACTCAAAATACGGCAGTTTGGATTTCAAACGCATTGCGCGGGAGGTGAGCGGGCAAACAGAGCTTTTACGGATCAAAACGCCGTCTATTCACCAAAAGACCGCGTTTCTTTCCGGCGGTAATCAGCAAAAGGTTGTGCTGGCCAAGTGGCTGATCCGAAAGGATGTCAAGGTTCTGATTATGGATGAGCCGACGCGAGGCATCGACATCGGTGCGAAACAGGAGATATATCAGATTATTAAAGATCTTGCGGCGCAGGGCATGGCGATCATCATCGTCAGCTCGGAAATGCCGGAGGTCATCAATGTCAGCCAGCGCATCATCGTGATGGACAGCGGCCGTATTCTGGACGAATTTCCGCACGAAAACGCGACGCAGGACGGTATCATGAAAACCATCATCGATGGGGGGAGAAAACTATGA
- a CDS encoding carbohydrate kinase family protein, with amino-acid sequence MDKKFDAICLGTCLLDISTSGLDFNTFLETEPNLAESITYSAGGDAVNEAMAMSKLGNRVGLISRVGDDFIGRFLLEQAEAAGVDVASVYRDPDAPTAANNILIGAKDKRIYTISKNKTSRTEFCEDDVDYEVIRRARLIAFGSIFVHEKFDDRALTHLFQTAKQNGAITCADVGPTAAHCSLDGLRHALPYLDYLFPNEREAAMLSGKRDPDEMADYFLNLGIGTVAIKFGAKGSLIKNKKTRFFQQPFYVDPIDTTGAGDCYAAGFMSGLIHELPLEACAAYASATGALAVGRVGATAGIESAKQVEAFLESRNKRMKITPCV; translated from the coding sequence ATGGATAAAAAATTTGACGCCATCTGTCTGGGCACCTGTCTGCTGGATATTTCAACAAGCGGCTTGGATTTCAATACGTTTTTGGAAACCGAGCCAAATCTTGCGGAATCGATCACCTACAGCGCGGGCGGCGACGCGGTAAACGAAGCGATGGCCATGAGCAAGCTGGGAAACCGCGTGGGTTTGATCAGTCGAGTAGGCGACGATTTTATCGGCCGCTTTTTGCTGGAGCAAGCCGAAGCGGCGGGGGTGGACGTTGCATCGGTCTACCGCGATCCGGATGCGCCGACGGCGGCCAATAATATTTTGATCGGCGCGAAGGACAAACGGATCTATACGATCAGCAAAAACAAAACATCACGCACCGAGTTCTGCGAGGACGATGTGGATTACGAGGTGATACGGAGGGCGCGGCTCATCGCGTTCGGCAGCATTTTTGTGCATGAAAAGTTTGACGATCGGGCGCTCACACATCTATTCCAAACGGCGAAGCAAAACGGCGCGATCACCTGCGCCGATGTTGGCCCGACTGCGGCGCACTGCTCCTTAGACGGCTTGCGGCACGCGTTGCCCTATCTGGATTACTTGTTTCCCAACGAACGGGAAGCAGCCATGCTGTCCGGCAAGCGTGATCCCGATGAAATGGCGGATTACTTTTTGAATTTAGGCATCGGCACGGTGGCAATCAAGTTCGGTGCAAAAGGAAGCCTGATCAAAAATAAGAAAACGCGTTTTTTTCAGCAGCCCTTCTATGTTGATCCGATCGATACGACCGGCGCGGGCGATTGCTATGCGGCCGGATTCATGTCGGGGCTGATCCACGAACTGCCGCTGGAGGCTTGTGCGGCATACGCTTCGGCCACGGGCGCACTGGCTGTGGGGAGGGTCGGCGCAACCGCCGGGATTGAAAGCGCGAAACAGGTGGAGGCTTTTCTGGAAAGCCGGAACAAACGCATGAAAATCACGCCGTGCGTATGA
- a CDS encoding NAD(P)-dependent alcohol dehydrogenase has translation MKNEAFYQVGVGKMEKREIPMPDCGDDQVIVHTEYMGICGSDLFFFGDHNHEVANGAHKLPFIIGHECAGEVVRTGKNVTHLTVGDKVALEPGVPCGRCAFCKSGRYNLCPEVKFMACPPYFNGALRRYIDYPAHMAFKLPATVDTKAGALIEPLSIGLHATKRAGIGLGDVAVILGSGCIGLTLLLAARARGVSKIIMVDVFDNRLQKALELGADAVINSAREDPLTKVRTLLGGGLPNFVLEAAGRPETVQLAAKLIGRGGTILQVGSVNAPTTLTLYELTEKEVKLIFTFRYANIYPTAIEAIASGRIDINQLATDEFAFEDTQLAFEQAEHNKQSVVKAVIKF, from the coding sequence ATGAAAAACGAGGCGTTTTATCAGGTAGGCGTAGGAAAAATGGAAAAGCGGGAAATCCCAATGCCGGATTGCGGCGACGATCAGGTGATCGTACATACGGAATACATGGGCATTTGCGGATCCGACCTATTCTTTTTCGGCGACCACAACCATGAGGTTGCAAACGGCGCACATAAGCTCCCCTTTATCATTGGCCACGAATGCGCGGGCGAGGTTGTGCGGACCGGTAAAAACGTCACGCACTTGACGGTGGGGGACAAGGTTGCGCTGGAGCCGGGCGTGCCTTGCGGTAGGTGCGCGTTCTGCAAAAGCGGCCGGTACAACCTGTGCCCGGAGGTAAAATTTATGGCGTGTCCGCCGTATTTCAACGGGGCCCTGCGCCGCTATATCGACTATCCGGCGCATATGGCGTTCAAACTCCCCGCTACTGTCGATACCAAAGCGGGCGCGCTGATCGAGCCGCTTTCCATCGGCCTGCACGCGACGAAGCGCGCCGGTATCGGTCTGGGCGATGTAGCCGTTATTTTGGGTTCGGGCTGTATCGGTCTGACGCTGCTGCTGGCGGCACGAGCCCGCGGCGTTTCTAAGATCATCATGGTTGATGTATTCGATAACCGTTTGCAAAAAGCATTGGAATTGGGCGCGGACGCGGTGATCAACTCTGCGCGCGAGGATCCGCTCACAAAGGTTCGGACGCTGCTGGGCGGCGGCCTGCCGAACTTTGTATTGGAAGCAGCCGGGCGGCCGGAAACCGTGCAGCTTGCTGCAAAGCTCATTGGACGCGGCGGTACGATCCTACAGGTCGGCAGCGTCAATGCGCCGACGACGCTTACGCTTTACGAATTGACGGAAAAAGAGGTCAAGCTGATTTTTACATTCCGCTACGCCAACATTTATCCCACGGCGATCGAGGCGATCGCGAGCGGGCGAATCGATATCAACCAGCTCGCGACCGATGAATTTGCCTTTGAGGATACACAGCTTGCGTTTGAACAGGCGGAGCACAACAAGCAGAGCGTGGTCAAAGCCGTTATCAAATTCTGA
- a CDS encoding zinc-dependent alcohol dehydrogenase: MGETMTALRYLERGKLALQEIPVPVCGEDDILVEVRAAGICGADLHWESGAFNADHPFVLGHEFCGVICQLGSRVSGRWKIGDRVVSDNTGYACGQCSACLRGDFVHCLHRKTLGSGMDGGFTKYCRIPGDILKLYPSCLMKLPDCVSFEQGAIMEPAANAYRAMIQEAQVRPGDTVVIVGLGPLGLYSLQMAKLAGASSIICIGMKSDVEKRFPLAHQFGATHLLVADEEDIPARVRQLAGEDGVGIVVDAAGAPAVMHQAMEYLQHDGKFVRIGNPPGAYGYSLLPLIDKQITVIGHMGYNGTSWAKVMRLLETKQLDLQSLIGAVLPLSEYKTGYQMMRSQQVAKAVLLPE, encoded by the coding sequence ATGGGCGAGACCATGACCGCGCTGCGGTATCTGGAACGCGGCAAACTGGCGCTTCAGGAAATACCGGTTCCAGTTTGCGGTGAAGACGACATTTTGGTTGAAGTGAGGGCCGCCGGCATCTGCGGCGCCGACCTGCACTGGGAAAGCGGTGCGTTTAACGCGGATCATCCGTTCGTACTGGGGCACGAATTTTGCGGCGTTATTTGCCAACTGGGCAGCCGTGTGAGCGGCCGCTGGAAAATCGGCGACCGTGTCGTTTCCGATAACACCGGTTATGCGTGCGGCCAATGCTCGGCTTGCCTGCGCGGCGATTTTGTGCATTGTCTGCACCGCAAAACGCTTGGTTCCGGCATGGACGGCGGCTTTACAAAATATTGCAGAATCCCCGGCGATATTTTAAAGCTTTACCCGAGCTGCCTCATGAAGCTTCCGGACTGTGTTTCCTTTGAGCAAGGCGCGATTATGGAGCCCGCCGCCAATGCGTACCGTGCCATGATACAGGAAGCACAAGTCCGGCCGGGGGACACGGTCGTGATCGTCGGGCTTGGCCCGCTCGGCTTATACAGCTTGCAAATGGCAAAGCTTGCGGGTGCGAGCAGCATCATTTGCATCGGCATGAAAAGCGATGTGGAAAAGCGCTTTCCCTTGGCTCACCAATTTGGCGCGACACATCTGCTGGTTGCGGATGAGGAGGACATCCCCGCCCGCGTGCGGCAGCTCGCGGGGGAGGACGGCGTTGGCATCGTGGTGGACGCGGCGGGTGCGCCCGCTGTCATGCATCAGGCCATGGAGTATTTGCAGCACGATGGAAAATTCGTCCGTATCGGCAATCCGCCCGGAGCGTATGGATATTCGCTGCTGCCGCTGATTGATAAACAGATCACGGTGATCGGCCACATGGGTTATAACGGCACCTCGTGGGCCAAGGTGATGCGGCTGCTCGAAACCAAACAGCTTGATCTGCAAAGCCTGATCGGCGCGGTTTTACCGCTTAGTGAATATAAAACTGGGTATCAAATGATGCGATCCCAGCAGGTCGCCAAAGCAGTGCTGCTGCCGGAATAG